The genomic region aaaccattgtcgaccacttttattacCGGTTcgacattttctcgaattgacataacttatctagatttcttattttcattattttaatcttcaatttCAAGTACCTGAATCTATTTTGGAGTTTTACTTATTggttatgtcttgggtctcttctaGAGCATCCACCTTCACTATATGaccatttagatttattattttcttttatgagaattttcatatttggagCTTGTAATAAGTTATCGTTGTTGAATTTctagttcaaattactctccctaactcattacaagttattatttctcttctCCCTAATGTCGGAaaaactatcgaatcaaaataataatcacAAATTATGTCATAACTAAATCTCcaatacatttaaaacatattgataATACAAGAAGactcataattaatatatattctcaactttctttgagtattcactcatctttgttgtatgagcaattggaacatatatgcacatacaaaaattcaaagatgagaaatatttagctcttgaccaaaaattaattgtaataaggagtatttataatttattggatTGATATGTATAAcatgtaaatcaacataatctcatgttgaaataggtagtttagttctcataagtaatggtttagatatTAGTTTTCATAAGTACTATTTTGACATTTATTACTAGAAATGCCTAAATCACTACTGAAGTCTATAATGTCattaagtcaacaaaataaatataatttcagaCAATTATATACAATATTCACTTTAGGAATATGCCATAAtcttcaaatataaaaaaattgattatattagccatcacaaattttgtgctttttagatattgatatattaacTCTTCTAGAGTCATCAACTAAGTttatactatcaaatattggaataatatttgtttgtttcataccaaataagttaaatattttctatctataATGATAGAGTTCATTACTACATTATCATATcattcctcaaagaatattaatgaaacaaaatatttggtcATACGCCATATATGTGGCCAATAATATGTCATATCAAATTgataatataagttatctttaccctttgaagagttatcttgagaactctcattattctcttatttattacattgttcccacttttagtggctcatgattatatattttattttctttatatttgcaTTCATTTCAGGAAATGCAACAAATCTAGTAGGACAAACTTCTAAACGcctccattgattctttatttcataatcaccatcgtaAACATCcgtggatttcaaatcaaaatctatttattcatgttgtcatgattagtctccaattataataaaaatgatataataaataaatcatagtaaaatagATCTGAGTGGTTAAAGGCTCTAATGATTATCCATAGTGCGCAAACCTCAATTAAAATAGCAGCAACTCTAGGAGGTAAAGACAATAGCAAAATTATGGATATTTTTGTGACTTatgggaaaaaaaaattaaaagagaatcaTGCTGATAAcatactataaaataaaaacaaagaataaataataaataaaatgagagagcaaaaaagaatatattttattgatcaatagGAATATTTAGAAAACTTCTTCAAAGTTTCTATttataagcataaaaaatataaatgaagtagagatatACTTCTAATcgctattaaaatattttgatctTTATGAAcattcacttaataaaatatttataaaaagccattaattATATTCTCTCAAACATCACTTATAAACCCCTAAAGCCCTACGTACATTGGTTGCCCAagctcaaatttaaattaatatcatcCCCATGTATAGATTGATCAAGATTCCAATGCTCACGTATTACGacagctttttctttttcattgcaGTTATTTCTGAGATTAACTTGATCGTTACTATTAGCAAGTTTACCCTTGTCGCCGTCAGATAAGCCAAAGTGCTTGAGATACTTATGGTCTCCTTTACGATGATCATTAGTAACAATGGCACCAAACTGCTTATTCAATACTTGTCTCTCTCGTTCCTTGCTATATTTTGATTTGCTTTTGCAAGGAGTAGTACTCGTGGATAGGTTGGTTGCTTTCTTCAATTCAaccctaaaatgcaaggaactTGAATTGTCATCTTCCTCCTTGTGAAATGTAAGATGATCACCAACATTCAAGCCGTTCCCAAGAACAAACCTTCTCCAACCCCTAGAGATAACTGGTTTCTTATAACGCCCCTTTGTACGAGTGGTGCACACAAGCGGCCATTCCATTGCTTCGTACCTGACTAGCAGGTTCACGGCATGACCACCATGGAACTGAGGAAAGGAAGTCAATACCCTGCTTGGGATAGACAACCTTTTGAGGCAGTCGGTTGGAGTTAGTTTCTTTGAGAAGAGCTccattaaatttgttggtgacACTAATTATCCGCTAAGTTCTtcagttaatatatataaattgtatcACTAAAGAACGTTTTAGACTTACCAACGCTACCGCGCGACCGTGTCGTGGACTACTAACGGTATCGCACGATCTTCTTCAATGGCTCTTTTTATTAGTTCTACAAACTAAAAGTCCTGCTCAAATCATTTGAATGGAGTGAGTAACGTTGAGGggtcaaattttcaaaacagaGAGAATGGTGCAAATGACGTTAGCAATGAACGAGGATAAAAGACTGCACGATCAAAAGCAACATGGAGACCGCCCACTTCGAACAAAGTCAATTATACTCAGCCGTTTAGTTAATGAAGCTTAATTTTTCTACTctattttttctgttttggtAGAAATTTTTTCTACTTTCTACAACTTCAGAGGAAAGTATCCAAAATCTTTCTACTTTCTAGAACCTATATCTATACCATAATTATTCAGGGTGACTGCCACACATCACTGTTAGCAATCTAATTTGTCCACGCAggggtaattttttaaaaattaatacccgaaattaaattataaattataagttttgaaaaattaaagtataatatttgagtaatttaatttttcaaaaatttatttatcaaaacgaaataattacaaatactAGTATTTTGAAAATCtctcaaatttaaaagttttttatccaaaagtatcctataaaatattatttattttcaatgttatactaaaaaaacaaaaaaatatatttaaagcaTACAAGTGAATATTTAGTACACTACCAGTGTGTTTTTTTATTCTACACACACTCTTAGGATGCATTTAGATGTGGTGTGATGCGTTTAACTTACCTTTTGTCTCTCGTTataatatctaatctcaccgctaccgctgtttttacactaaatgcaccgcccatccaaaccaacccttaaaaaattgactttaaatattatttttaatattttactatattcaTATAGAATACTTATTAATCTATTAACAATGTACCAAACATTTTCCCAAAACATAGTAGTAATAGTTGTAACTTTGAAAAACGAAATTAGTTTTTGGATAATATCCCAACTAAGTTGGTCAGCCAGTTAAAAAGAATAGTATAGATATAGATACACCAAGAAATggaattcatattattcatacaaGTTTTACAAGCCTGACAATAAATGCATTATTTGTTAGTCGAAATTCTTGAATCTAAATCATAGAAGTTGAACCGCAGCAATGGTGGGAATTTTCTCTCGCAATTTTTGAGTAACAGCCACTCTAACAGTCATGACCCCTGCTGCAGGACCCGTGATTCTAACTTTAACTATTGGCTCCTCAATGGCAACTAATTCAAGAGATCCACCCGCTGCCCCCACCAGGTAGGGCCTAATCTCTTCAAGTACCTGGGATCACATACAAGTTCATAAACTTAACATTCCTACCTAACTTCTTCAAGTGCATACCAAGATTCGCAATGCacaatatttttacataaatatttagttccAAATGAAACTAACAAACCAAGAGATGCATACCAAAAACAGGCCAATCAACCATCAGGACAATCTTGTACAATCATCCTAAATCCATGGCACTCAATATGCAAAGCGCTAGACTAATCCTACATTACAGCACTTATGCATCCAAATATTCAATCATCTAATTTGGATTCCGCAAAGGAACAAAGGCTAGGTTGCTGAGACTTGACTAGCAAAGGAAACATAAGTTGACCACTAGATAAATCATACACAGACCTGGTTACAGTAATTTAGATAAGATGACATATGCCCAATTCAAGCAGTACTCTGGGAAGGGGTTAAACTTTGAGCAAGTGACCATCAAAGCTTACCCAAAAACTAGAAACTATACTACTCATCTTGCAAGGATTAAGAATACTAGGGTAATAATCTAAAGGAAACCCCTAGAAATTAATTGGATttagaaaacaacaaaattgaaaaaaaatgttgacTATTTGACTTATGTAGTTAGATTGTTTAATCTAAAGAGATGATTTACCATGATGGTTAGATCTAAATGCTACAATAAGGTAGAAAATAATCATAGTTTTCATGTTTGGCAACTTAATGGAAGGACTCAAACATGGTTTGCACTGGATTAAAATCAATACTGCAGATTAGAGCTTAAGTTTCTTAATTATACTGTTTCACTTGACCTATAACACCTTGGAAGTGAGAAACTTGTCTAGATGTCACAAGTTCTGTTTTCTTTTCAGTATTAAAATCTTCTATAATTACTCAGCTAGAAGAATGGTAAAGTTATCATCAAAGGTTTGAAACAAATCTTGAACTATAGGGTCTAAATCCAAGTATAAATCACACATCCTCAAGGTTTATATCACATCTTGTTGCTTCCAttgatttaaacaaaattttggcTAATTCCCTCAATCTCTTTTTTCCTAGTTAGCTGAACAATATAAAGCAAAAGGCAGACCTCTTTATATGCTAGCGATGGAAATAAAACACACATTTTAAGAGCTAATAAGGCTGCAATGACATTACCTTCtcaatattttcttcattcagcTCAAGGCCAGTTTCTTCATCAGTTATAGGCTCCACTGCAACAATTTCAGGTATCTTTTCCATTAAACGTTTCTCAATACCCATCTTCATTGTCGTAACAGAACTCGGACATGAGCCACATGCTCCTTGGAGCTTCAACCGCACAACATTACCATCAATCTCATGTAATGCCACATTCCCCCCATCAGCAATCAGATAGGGTCGAACTTCATCCAACACGCTCTCAACATTCGCAGCAGTTAGGGGCAATTCTAAGGCTGAATCAGGCGTGGCAACAGCCTTTACAACTGCATAGACTCAAAACAAAGCAAGCTTCCACAGATTTAGAATAAGTTCCAACATTCAACAATTCAAATGAAAATGGGAAGAATAAACTATATAAATCAAAAGGAGATTTAACCATTCAAAAAATATTCATGAACAATGCAATGAACATGATAGAATCTTTTGCATTCAACATATGCagataaattaatataacaaCTATCATAATATCTTAATAGAATCAACCAGAAACTCGGAGGAAGAAGAATAAATAAAGCAATAGTAATCAATCGAGTACtgataaaacaaaaaagagcCAGCTCCTGTTAGGCTCTTTAGGTCAACGAAGCTGAAATATCAACATCTAAGCACTTGCGACGAAATAATTGTCTCTAAGCAAACCGAGGTAATAGAGTTCGatattaacctaaaattataacaaaaccAATCGAAACGAAAGAAACTGACCTTTCCTGCGCGTGAGAGCAGGTGATCGGACCCGCACACAACGCCATGAGCAACGCCGAGCAGGATTACGCCCTTTCTCGAGCAAGACGCGGATGCCAAAGTAGCTAGAGGGCTGGGCAAATCGGAAATTATCATTACAATATACAAAATTCGAACTGAATTTTCAGGAAATATATGGAGAGATAGTTAGGAACCTTGGTAGTTAGGGGACGAGAAGAGGAGGGTTCTGGGGATTGATGGGCGTTGCAGCAATATGTAGGGATAATAACTATGGCCTGCATCTCTTTCCTTTCTGAATTTTGCAAAATATATAGTAATCAATAATGAAATAGATTTGTGATTAATCACTCTTTCCTTTCTAAACTTCCAAATTTTCTTGGGCTTTTCGTTTCTATTGGATTTCTACTTTTTCAAGCTTATGCCTGGAATCTATCTGCATTTGTATTTATTTGGTGATTGTGGCTGAAATCCTCTGTTTTTGTGCAATATAAATTAATTcgttataattaaataaattattaaaaattataaaaacgtgtttattatatttttattttttattaaaaaataataaattaattcatttctaTTCTTAAAAACTTATCTTTGTGCATCAACATGAGACACATATAACTCTCAATTAGAGTAAAATTTAGAAGGATAAGATTGTATAGGGTTTAAATCAATTAGAACTCTCGATTATATATAAACTCTAATCTTAATCATCGATGTACCATAATCTATGTCGCTTATTTtgagagctcaactataaatagagatctCTCCCTCTATTTGCAATCATCTGATTATATGCTTTATTCTTgaattaagaatatttattcaaatatagcgtatattattttcttgtgtttttttttatttttttcatttcgagttgttttcatcaaatttttttataaatacctTAGAAGAATATTACTCTACGACAGTCTATTTGAAGCGAGATTAAAAGTATAACCCATAACACTTGCATCAAGATGGCCCAAGTTCTCCTTCCCTATTACAATTTCATCTAAGCTCCACCATAACTTTTTCAAATTCTCGTAACTCTCCACATATCAATATAAACAACCACTAATCACCGCCTctaaattttgtctaaacaaaactaaccataataaaaaggaaaattcaaTCGCAGCTAGTCTGAACAACGAAACACTgataaatttctttaattaCATTGGACAAATACAAACACCCTCTCTCCATATGTTACACATGAACTCCCATAATTTTTACCTTTATACGACCAAATTACGAagataataatacattaaatgagaagaagaagaaaaaacccAAGTAAAACAGACATTTTTATGAGATGGATGGTgatcttttttcttgtttaattAACATGCATTTCAGGAGGCATAAAGAGGATTGTGAAGAGTAGTGGGGGAGCCTTTCTTCTTGAAAAGCCAATCTCCAACCAAAGGAACAATGGGTTTCTTCTTCATCAActtcctttctcttttccctcCGAAATACCCTTCTTTCTCACCTATACTCAGTATCTGAGACAAGGTTGGGTTATTCTCCATTCTTTTCATCAACTCCTTTCTTCTCTCTTCCTCTCTCGCTCTATCTTCTGATTTATTTCCCATCTCCATACTCACAGTTCTGGGTGTTGTTGTCTCCGCCGCCATTTTAGCTGCCGCCGCCTCAGCTCTAGCCAACTTTGACATGTTCTTGTGAAGTTCAGCATTAAGTGAAGCCAACGCAACTTCGGTTTCGGATTCTCTCTCCTTCAGCAGCTTCAACTCGGCCTTTGTTTCCTCCAGCTCAGTCTCGAGCTTCTTTAAGGTATCAAGAACCCCTTGATGATGGATACTCTCCTGGTCATCTTCTTTACGGCTTAGGGGACTGGGTGAAAACCATGTGATCTCTTGGCTAGGAGGGCGACTGTAAGTGTAAGGCTTTGGAGTATATATCTCTCCAACGAGAAGCCGCTCACCGAAGACAGCAACGGCTTCTTTGACTGAGCGGAAAGGACGGGAAGTGTCGACGTTGGAGCGATAATCTTTGGGTGGCTTTGACGACGGATTTGGGACTTGGGTTTCCATGGAAAAGCTGGAGATCAAATGAAAAAGCGTGCGTGCGTGTGTGTGCTTTGCGTGTAGACTATGGTGGAACGGAGGGGATATATTTGATAATGAGTTGGTTCGAGATTTCTTTGCTTTTACTACAAAAGATCACAGAGAGCGTAGTAGTGATTGTTTTTTGAAGGTTAAGCCTTGGAGGTGCGGGAAATGGACTGGTCAACTACTGGGGTAGGGTTGAATGGCGTACGTGCGGGATATCAGGGAGACATCATTAGCTTTAGAGATCTTTCCTCTATCAGACAGCTGCTTAATTTTAGGTGCTTGTACTGTAATGACAAAACTCGAACAGGACACTGCAACCCGAAAATCAAAGGTTTAATAGTACAAAAGTGCGATTCATTGTTGTCTGTTTGAGAACAACTAGATTGATTAAGCACCTACTAAATTCTAGTATGGTTCATAGAGATCAATTGTGTACAAAAACATGGTTTACTGTTGCCAATTGTATACAAGTGTGGTATGGTTTAGGTATTTGGAGAGCCTCTTACAATGGTGAAACTTGTGAGCCTTTTTTGGCGACttaattaattaggttttgTATAACTAGTTTTTAACTTTGATCATTATCGATCAACCCTATGAATAAACAGGTTTCCTTACTTCTtgtaattacttaattaacttaatGTTTGGAAAATCATGTAATTACATAATTCTAGCAtgattcaataattatta from Gossypium raimondii isolate GPD5lz chromosome 1, ASM2569854v1, whole genome shotgun sequence harbors:
- the LOC105786092 gene encoding WEB family protein At3g51220, coding for METQVPNPSSKPPKDYRSNVDTSRPFRSVKEAVAVFGERLLVGEIYTPKPYTYSRPPSQEITWFSPSPLSRKEDDQESIHHQGVLDTLKKLETELEETKAELKLLKERESETEVALASLNAELHKNMSKLARAEAAAAKMAAETTTPRTVSMEMGNKSEDRAREEERRKELMKRMENNPTLSQILSIGEKEGYFGGKRERKLMKKKPIVPLVGDWLFKKKGSPTTLHNPLYAS
- the LOC105786093 gene encoding nifU-like protein 2, chloroplastic, translated to MQAIVIIPTYCCNAHQSPEPSSSRPLTTKPSSYFGIRVLLEKGRNPARRCSWRCVRVRSPALTRRKVVKAVATPDSALELPLTAANVESVLDEVRPYLIADGGNVALHEIDGNVVRLKLQGACGSCPSSVTTMKMGIEKRLMEKIPEIVAVEPITDEETGLELNEENIEKVLEEIRPYLVGAAGGSLELVAIEEPIVKVRITGPAAGVMTVRVAVTQKLREKIPTIAAVQLL